From the Cyanobium sp. M30B3 genome, the window GGTTACAGGCTGCCCAGGCCTATTTTGATCTTCAGCAGGCTGATGATCAGGTGCGGATCGGCCAGGAGTCTGTGCGGGCCTCCCTGGTGAGCCTCAGGGACTCTCGGGCACGGTTCCAGGCGGGAGTCGCCACCAAGCTTGAGGTGCTGGAGGCCGAAACCCAGCTCGCCCGGGATCAACAGCTCCTCACCAGTGCCCTGGCAACGCAATCGGTTGCCCGCCGGGCCCTGGCGTCGCTGCTGGACCTGCCCCAGACCGTCACCCCCACAGCCCAGGACCCGTCCCGGGTGCTGGGCGTTTGGCAGCCCAGTCTGCAGGAAAGCATCGTGGCGGCCTATGCCTTCCGCGAGGAATTGGATCAGATCGTGCTGGATATCTCAATCGCAAACAGCCAGGCCAATGCTGCCCTGGCGGATGTGCAGCCGTTCCTGAATATTTTCACCGCTTTAGGTGCCAATTGGAGTGATGGTGATATCACCAGCAATGACATCAGTTCGCGCGGTAATTTTGATTTCAGCCTGGGGTTGGGCGTGAATTGGCGTCTGTTTGATGGCGGTGCAGCAGCAGCCGAGTCGCGCCGCAACCGCCAGGTGGCTGAGGAAAACACGTTCCGGTTCTCCCAGCGGCGAGACGCCATCCGATTTGACGTGGAAGAAAGCTTCTACGAACTCGAGAAAAACAACCGCAACATCACCACCACAGCCCGGGAAGTGATCTCTGCCCGGGAATCCCTGCGTCTGGCACGCCTGCGCTTCCAGGCGGGGGTCACCACCCAGCGGGAAGTGGTGGATAACCAGCGCGACCTCACCCAGGCGGAGGTGCGGTTCTCCAACGCCATCACCGACTACAACAAGCGCCTGGCGGAGCTGCGCCGCCGCACAGGCCTCGATCAGATCATTGCCTGCCCGGCTCGCACCTTGCCAGCGGTGAAGCCCGTCGGTGTGTCCGACATTCCGGTGGAACCCGCCCGCCTCCTGCCGGCATGCGAGGCAGCCAACCCCGGCGCCGTCTGAGCCGCGCCGGCTGCGCCCACTGCTCCTTCACCCCCCTTCGTCCACCCCCCTTCGTCCAACCCGATTCCCTTTGTCCGGCCCCTCGCCAACCGCCGCCGCAGTCCCAGTCCCAGGCCTGGGACTCGCCGCCACGCTCCGGCTGGGGCTGTTTCAGGGATGTCTGGGCTGCCTTGCGGTGGTGTTCGCCGGCCTGATGAATCGGGTGATGATCAGCGAGCTTGGCTTCCCGGCCCTGCTGGTGGGCCTGGCCCTGGCCTTCGAGCAGTTCGTGTCTCCCAGTCGGGTGTTGTTCGGCCAGCTGTCCGATGCCTTCCCCATCGGCGGCCGTCACCGCGTTCCCTACATCTGGCTGGGAGCCAGCCTGTTCTGCGGTCTGGCTGTGCTCTCGGTGCCGCTGATCTTCCATGTCTCGCGCCTGCTGGCGGGGGATCGCCCAGGGCTGCTGTGGGCCGGTGTCGCTGCCCTCTGCGGCCTCTTCTCCCTCTACGGTCTGGCGGTCTCGATGGCCAGCACCCCCTATCTCGCCCTGGTGATCGATCGCACCACTGAGCGTGAGCGCTCCAAGGCGGTGGGCATCATCTGGTGTCTGCTCACGGTGGGGATCGTGGTAGGGGCCATTGCCACGGCCATTGCCCTACGCAGCCTGGACGGGGTCACGGATCCAGCGGTGCTGGAGCCGGCCCTGCTGCGGTTCATGGTGGGCGTGGTGGGCACGGTGCTGTTGCTCACCCTGGTCGCCACCCTCGGCATGGAGCGCTCCAGGCACCGGCACTCCTCGCCAACGACCGGGCCGGCCAGGCGGGAGGACGCCATCACCCTCCAGCAAGCCTGGGCCCTGGTCACCTCCAGCCGTCAGGTGCTGGTGTTCTTTCTGTTCCTGGTGCTCTTCACCCTGGGCCTCTTTCTCCAGGACCCGATCCTGGAGAGCTATGGGGCGGAGGTGTTCGGCATGCCGATCGCCGCCACGGCTTCACTCAATGCCATCTGGGGGATCGGCACCCTGCTTGGTCTGCTGGTGGCCGGGGTGTGGATCGTTCCCCGCTTCGGCAAGTTGGCCACAGCCCGGCTGGGTTGTCAGTTGATCGCCGCCAGCCTGCTCTTGCTGCTGCTGGCCGGTTTCACCGCGCAGGTGACGCTGCTGCAGGTGGTGATGCTGGTGTTCGGCTTCTCGGCTGGCATCGGCACCAACAGTGCTCTGGTGCTGATGCTCGACCTCACCCTGCCGGAAGCGGCCGGCACCTTCGTGGGGGTTTGGGGCCTGGCCCAGGCCATGTCCCGGGCCCTTGGCAAGGTGTTTGGTGGTGGACTCCTGGATCTCGGTCGCTGGCTGGCGGGATGGCTGGGCTTGGATGGGTCAGCGTTTCCGGCCTATGCCCTGGTTCTGAGCGTGGAGGTGATGGTGGCCCTTGGGGCTCTGGTGGCCCTGAGTCGGGTGAACCTGCGCCAGTTCAGGGAAGATACGGGACGCAGCCTCACCAGGGTGCTGTCCCTTGAGCTTGGATGACCGTGGCCCCCTCCCCTGCTGATCTGGACCCGGGTCTGATGGCCCTGCTGGATCGGGTGGGCGAGCGCCAGCGCCGCGATTTCGGCCATATGGCGTCCGATGTGAAAGCTGATGGCAGCCTGATCACGGCCTGTGACCGCTGGAGTGACGCCACGCTGGTGCGTGGACTGGCCGAGTACTTTCCTGGAGAGGGCGTGCTCAGTGAGGAGGGTGACCGGCATGTGCCCGCCACATCCAGCTACTGGGTGGTGGATCCCCTGGACGGCACCACCAACTTTGCTGCCGGAATTCCCTACTGGGCGATTTCCCTGGCCCGATTTCAAGATGGGCGGCCCCAGATGGCGGTCCTGGATGTGCCCCCCCTGCGCCAACGGATCGTGGCACTGCGCGGCCAGGGGGCCTGGCGCAACGGCAAACGCCTGGCTCCCCCGTCGCTTCAGAGCCATCCGGCAGGCTGCGCTTCCCTCTGCAGCCGCTCGATCGGCGTGTTGCAGAAACTGCCCCATCAGCGTTTCCCCGGCAAGATCCGCCTGCTGGGGGTGGCCAGTCTCAATCTGGTCAGCGTCGCCATGGGCCAGACCGTCGCCGCCCTGGAGGCCACACCCAAGATCTGGGATCTGGCGGCGGCCTGGCTGGTGCTCACCGAGCTCGACTGCTCCCTGCGCTGGCTGGCCCGATCTCCCGAGTGCCTGCATCCGGGCTCGGATCTCAGCGAAGCTGATTTTCCCGTGCTGGCAGCTGATCAGCAGGACACTCTGGCCCGTTTTCTGCCCTGGGGAGAGGCCCTGGTGGCCTGATCTACCAGTCCAGAGCAGGTTTGCTGCCCGGTTCGGAGACGATGATTGCGGAGAGGGCGGTACGCGTGGTATGGTTTTGGACTGCGCGTCACCGAGAGGGGAGCGCAGCTTGCAGAACCGGGGAAGGCGGAAGCCGCCGGTGATGTAAGTTTTCTGAGTCGCCGGGAGGCGACGAGCTGCCGAGAGCCCAGAGCCGGAAGGTGAGGGGGCGGAAGCAGCTGAACCTGGACAACCCAAAACGTTTAGGAACTGACGCTTTCACTGTGTCAAGGGCCTGAGGACGCGGGAGCTGGAGACGGCGAACGTGGAGGACGGATTTTGACGAACGAGCAGTGAGGGTGTGAGGTCCCGTCAAAAGAAATGAAGCAGCGGCAAGCGCAGAGATGTGTTGCCGGTGCGACCGGATCTGAGATCTGGGAAAGTCAAGCGAGAGGAGCGCAGCTAATGTCTGAGAAGAGGTTAGGTGAGTTTTGATCCTTGCACTCTTGTGAGCCCTATCTGTCAGAAGAAGGGAGCTTAAACTGTCAGGCCTACGCGAGTAGGAGCTGATGGGAATAAGCAATTCAGATTGAGTTTGCTTTTATTTTCGATAAGGAGATAAGAGTGGGCAAGAGGATTTGAACTACAACGGAGAGTTTGATCCTGGCTCAGGATGAACGCTGGCGGCGTGCTTAACACATGCAAGTCGAACGAACCTTCGGGTTAGTGGCGGACGGGTGAGTAACGCGTGAGAATCTGCCCTCAGGAGGGGGATAACGGCTGGAAACGGCCGCTAATACCCCATATGCCGAGAGGTGAAATGAATTTCGCCTGAGGATGAGCTCGCGTCTGATTAGCTAGTTGGTGGGGTAAGAGCCTACCAAGGCATCGATCAGTAGCTGGTCTGAGAGGATGATCAGCCACACTGGGACTGAGACACGGCCCAGACTCCTACGGGAGGCAGCAGTGGGGAATTTTCCGCAATGGGCGAAAGCCTGACGGAGCAACGCCGCGTGAGGGATGAAGGCCTCTGGGCTGTAAACCTCTTTTATCAAGGAAGAAGATCTGACGGTACTTGATGAATAAGCCACGGCTAATTCCGTG encodes:
- a CDS encoding TolC family protein — encoded protein: MPLSATRLALVSVLGLPLLTPPVLAQQSEAAVSAPEDSPAPLSQQPQPQSQSLPLAPDVKGERPRVNPKLVPPAATELPQPLDGLAAPAPLALPVRPDQVTIKELRPLTLAQVETLAEVNNPNLKAIASQVDQAQSNLRAQIAQWYPTIDLDAGSAFPRFSAGSSRVTRNVPRLNEDGTPVEDENGNVVNRRRSDTVNGDRWDAGVVLSARWGLIDPRRNPTIAAARDQFERAKYQYVIALRDLRLQAAQAYFDLQQADDQVRIGQESVRASLVSLRDSRARFQAGVATKLEVLEAETQLARDQQLLTSALATQSVARRALASLLDLPQTVTPTAQDPSRVLGVWQPSLQESIVAAYAFREELDQIVLDISIANSQANAALADVQPFLNIFTALGANWSDGDITSNDISSRGNFDFSLGLGVNWRLFDGGAAAAESRRNRQVAEENTFRFSQRRDAIRFDVEESFYELEKNNRNITTTAREVISARESLRLARLRFQAGVTTQREVVDNQRDLTQAEVRFSNAITDYNKRLAELRRRTGLDQIIACPARTLPAVKPVGVSDIPVEPARLLPACEAANPGAV
- a CDS encoding BCD family MFS transporter, with product MNRVMISELGFPALLVGLALAFEQFVSPSRVLFGQLSDAFPIGGRHRVPYIWLGASLFCGLAVLSVPLIFHVSRLLAGDRPGLLWAGVAALCGLFSLYGLAVSMASTPYLALVIDRTTERERSKAVGIIWCLLTVGIVVGAIATAIALRSLDGVTDPAVLEPALLRFMVGVVGTVLLLTLVATLGMERSRHRHSSPTTGPARREDAITLQQAWALVTSSRQVLVFFLFLVLFTLGLFLQDPILESYGAEVFGMPIAATASLNAIWGIGTLLGLLVAGVWIVPRFGKLATARLGCQLIAASLLLLLLAGFTAQVTLLQVVMLVFGFSAGIGTNSALVLMLDLTLPEAAGTFVGVWGLAQAMSRALGKVFGGGLLDLGRWLAGWLGLDGSAFPAYALVLSVEVMVALGALVALSRVNLRQFREDTGRSLTRVLSLELG
- a CDS encoding inositol monophosphatase family protein → MTVAPSPADLDPGLMALLDRVGERQRRDFGHMASDVKADGSLITACDRWSDATLVRGLAEYFPGEGVLSEEGDRHVPATSSYWVVDPLDGTTNFAAGIPYWAISLARFQDGRPQMAVLDVPPLRQRIVALRGQGAWRNGKRLAPPSLQSHPAGCASLCSRSIGVLQKLPHQRFPGKIRLLGVASLNLVSVAMGQTVAALEATPKIWDLAAAWLVLTELDCSLRWLARSPECLHPGSDLSEADFPVLAADQQDTLARFLPWGEALVA